Proteins encoded together in one Psychrobacter sanguinis window:
- the rsmI gene encoding 16S rRNA (cytidine(1402)-2'-O)-methyltransferase yields MSVQDDAQQTSQSSQPSNISVAKAYLYIVATPIGNMGDITARAIDVLKKVDIIACEDTRTSGKLLSNFNIDTQTWAYHEHNSEIQTPKIIEMIQRGHSVALISDAGTPLISDPGYQLVQAAHLAGVSVVPVVGASAAIGALSVAGLPSDKFSFVGFLPAKTHGRVKQLQDYAERTETLIFYEAPHRIVASLKDMAAVFGDNRPATLCRELTKTFETVKKSTLGELVNFVESDNNQQKGEIVLVVGGNVNSSSDDLSVHDPLLQRLLEDLSVKKAAALASDITGVKKNALYQRLLELQPN; encoded by the coding sequence ATGTCAGTGCAAGACGACGCTCAACAAACCTCGCAATCTTCTCAGCCAAGTAATATTTCAGTAGCCAAAGCCTATCTCTACATTGTGGCCACCCCTATTGGAAACATGGGCGATATTACTGCTCGTGCTATCGACGTGCTAAAGAAGGTAGATATTATCGCTTGTGAAGATACTCGGACTTCTGGAAAACTGCTTTCCAACTTTAACATAGATACCCAAACTTGGGCCTATCATGAGCACAACAGTGAAATCCAAACCCCAAAAATTATAGAAATGATTCAGCGAGGCCACTCTGTGGCTTTGATTAGTGATGCAGGTACACCGCTTATTAGCGATCCAGGTTATCAATTGGTTCAGGCCGCTCACTTGGCAGGTGTTAGCGTCGTCCCCGTCGTGGGTGCCAGTGCGGCAATTGGCGCTCTAAGTGTGGCCGGTCTACCCTCTGACAAGTTTAGCTTTGTGGGCTTTTTACCAGCTAAGACCCATGGACGAGTAAAACAGCTTCAGGACTACGCTGAACGTACAGAAACGCTAATCTTTTATGAAGCACCACACCGTATTGTGGCCAGTTTAAAAGACATGGCGGCTGTTTTTGGTGACAATAGACCTGCTACTTTATGCCGAGAGCTGACTAAGACTTTTGAAACTGTTAAGAAGTCTACACTTGGCGAGTTGGTCAACTTTGTTGAGTCAGATAACAATCAGCAAAAAGGCGAAATCGTGCTCGTTGTGGGCGGCAACGTGAATAGCAGCAGCGATGATTTGAGTGTCCATGATCCTTTATTACAGCGTTTACTTGAAGACTTGTCGGTGAAAAAAGCGGCTGCGTTAGCCTCTGATATTACAGGAGTTAAGAAAAATGCTTTGTATCAAAGACTGCTTGAGTTACAGCCAAACTAA
- a CDS encoding DNA-3-methyladenine glycosylase family protein has translation MANGSQPSNQITTIDTLNELERHIKQLIQIEPRFAPVYKQVGTPSLRRNNGGFNELMRAMVGQQLSVAAADSIWNKLDKAGMTTPQAIKNADDDELRINGLSRQKIRYLRSLVEHDIDFAELENLPDDEVIATLTAVTGIGRWTAEMYLLFSLGRADVLAVDDLAIKAGAMSLLGLDDRPTPKQLRLLSETWSPYRSAASLLLWSHYGWLKKRDAVPL, from the coding sequence ATGGCAAACGGTTCACAGCCATCCAATCAAATAACCACTATAGACACTCTCAATGAGTTAGAGCGTCATATCAAACAACTGATCCAAATCGAACCCCGATTTGCGCCAGTATATAAGCAAGTAGGCACACCAAGCTTACGCCGTAATAACGGTGGGTTCAATGAATTAATGCGAGCGATGGTAGGACAGCAGCTATCGGTAGCAGCGGCTGACAGTATTTGGAATAAATTAGATAAAGCAGGAATGACCACCCCTCAAGCTATTAAAAATGCCGACGATGATGAGCTTCGTATCAATGGTTTATCTAGACAAAAAATCCGCTATCTTCGATCATTGGTTGAGCATGATATTGATTTTGCGGAACTTGAAAACTTGCCCGATGATGAGGTGATAGCCACTCTAACCGCAGTAACGGGGATTGGCAGATGGACAGCCGAAATGTATTTGCTATTCAGCCTCGGACGAGCCGATGTATTGGCAGTTGATGACCTTGCCATTAAGGCTGGGGCAATGTCCTTATTGGGGCTAGATGATAGACCCACGCCCAAACAATTAAGACTGCTTTCTGAGACTTGGTCACCATATCGCAGTGCTGCCAGTTTACTATTGTGGTCACACTACGGTTGGCTTAAAAAACGAGATGCTGTACCTTTATAG
- a CDS encoding YraN family protein — MPSNPSLLSSPKQRHGGDYEKIAADFLQQQGLVVLAKNWQQPNVGEIDLILLHPEKAWNTLVFAEVRKRKVSNYGDALMSITRAKQRKLIKTARFFLRHHPNYAHLECRFDVVAFNEQVGASEAHKFIQPEWVQGAFMANAW, encoded by the coding sequence ATGCCCTCTAATCCTTCCTTATTAAGCTCGCCCAAACAGCGACATGGTGGGGATTATGAAAAAATCGCAGCTGATTTTTTACAGCAACAGGGCTTGGTTGTCCTTGCCAAAAACTGGCAGCAGCCTAATGTGGGCGAGATTGATTTGATACTGTTACATCCGGAAAAGGCATGGAATACCTTGGTGTTTGCTGAAGTTCGGAAACGTAAAGTTTCCAATTACGGGGATGCTTTAATGAGTATTACCCGAGCCAAACAGCGCAAATTGATTAAGACCGCTCGTTTCTTTTTAAGACACCATCCCAATTATGCCCATCTAGAGTGTCGATTTGATGTGGTCGCTTTTAACGAGCAGGTAGGGGCAAGTGAGGCGCATAAATTCATTCAGCCAGAGTGGGTACAAGGTGCCTTTATGGCCAATGCTTGGTGA
- the nfsA gene encoding oxygen-insensitive NADPH nitroreductase, translating to MTETSEQSNITKIKNINSTLEAMLSHRSVRSFTDEPISAEMLEAVLEAGRAVSTSNYMQSVSVIRITDREQRIKFHQISNGMSEEEYNQALSEGKKLAHPYVLECPEYLVFCMDNYRHNMVEPEAQLDWMEVILISALDAGLFAQNVLAAAESLGLGGVYIGSLRNDIERAGEVINAPKHVVPIFGMCLGHPSDSPINSSQKPRFPLSLLVSENQYQPATQQQIDAFNEDVKQYYSDRGSENHQAWEAQVTKTFAQPVRPQVSDYLHKQGFGKR from the coding sequence ATGACAGAGACTTCAGAGCAGTCAAATATAACCAAGATTAAAAACATCAATTCTACATTAGAGGCCATGTTGTCACACCGTTCAGTTCGTAGCTTTACCGATGAACCTATCAGTGCCGAGATGTTAGAGGCGGTATTAGAAGCGGGCCGTGCCGTCTCAACGTCTAACTATATGCAGTCGGTCAGTGTCATTCGTATCACCGATCGAGAGCAGCGTATTAAATTTCATCAAATCTCTAATGGGATGAGCGAAGAGGAATACAATCAAGCCTTAAGTGAAGGTAAAAAGCTGGCGCATCCTTATGTTCTAGAGTGTCCAGAGTATTTGGTGTTTTGTATGGATAACTATCGTCATAACATGGTTGAGCCAGAAGCACAGCTTGATTGGATGGAGGTAATTTTAATCTCTGCGTTAGACGCTGGATTATTTGCTCAAAACGTATTGGCTGCGGCTGAATCTCTTGGTTTAGGCGGTGTTTATATTGGTAGTCTACGTAATGATATCGAGCGAGCAGGTGAGGTTATCAATGCGCCCAAACATGTTGTGCCTATCTTTGGTATGTGTTTGGGACATCCTAGTGATTCTCCGATTAATTCATCCCAAAAGCCACGTTTTCCATTGTCCTTATTGGTCTCTGAAAATCAATATCAACCGGCCACTCAGCAGCAGATTGATGCGTTTAATGAAGACGTAAAACAATATTATTCTGATCGTGGAAGTGAAAACCATCAAGCATGGGAAGCGCAAGTGACTAAGACTTTTGCTCAACCGGTACGTCCTCAAGTGAGTGACTATTTACACAAGCAAGGGTTCGGTAAGCGCTAG
- a CDS encoding MFS transporter — MLKTESQNSTALQKIGTLLNRIESHTENSVRSKLFIICFVTFVASFDFTIFVFLSDSLSITFFAESGDEFSQQLKLVSLVAIGFIARPFGALLLGRYADIKGRKPVLHIGLFLLFLTSIVAACLPTYSQVGVTASVLLVIVRLIQGAAFANQLGLGWVYVAESLPRSRLATCIGMVCGSSALGVIFCALMITYLNFVFSDAQLVAFAWRIPFVISGLMAFIGYLLVHKLSETTLFMKHKSDSIEPIELSSFTYDLKRFNAYFLTFFLTLIYSSSMILLLLLLPKFINSQVSIDEFTLRILSAFGMIGLALGMLFYGWLADKINLGRVLMVGSILLCLNAVLLYYYLSHGHGTYLVPIFTMVGFSNGIISLCPMIFLQLFPTQKRLMCTNVIFNVITVFTGVILPFSLLYITEIISFAPAMYLIFIGVCAFFMGFYVYQTPQLVKYQQLSALE, encoded by the coding sequence ATGCTAAAAACAGAGTCCCAGAATTCTACTGCTTTACAGAAAATCGGTACCTTACTTAACCGTATTGAATCGCACACTGAAAATAGTGTGCGTAGCAAGCTGTTTATTATTTGCTTTGTCACATTTGTAGCAAGCTTCGATTTTACAATTTTTGTTTTTCTCTCTGATAGCTTAAGCATTACTTTCTTTGCTGAATCAGGTGATGAGTTTTCTCAACAGCTTAAGCTGGTTAGCCTCGTCGCTATTGGTTTTATCGCTCGCCCTTTTGGGGCGTTATTACTTGGACGGTATGCGGATATTAAGGGTCGAAAGCCGGTTCTACATATAGGGTTATTCCTATTATTTTTAACCTCTATTGTTGCCGCTTGCTTGCCTACTTACTCTCAAGTTGGAGTAACGGCTTCTGTATTATTGGTAATCGTACGCCTTATTCAGGGGGCTGCTTTCGCCAATCAATTGGGATTAGGCTGGGTCTATGTGGCAGAAAGTTTACCGCGTAGCCGTTTGGCAACTTGTATTGGCATGGTGTGCGGGAGCTCAGCATTAGGTGTGATTTTCTGCGCCTTGATGATTACCTATTTAAACTTTGTATTTTCAGACGCCCAATTGGTAGCCTTTGCTTGGCGTATCCCATTTGTTATCAGTGGCCTTATGGCATTTATCGGCTATCTTTTGGTACATAAGTTGAGCGAGACAACTCTGTTTATGAAGCATAAGAGCGACTCTATCGAACCCATAGAGTTATCAAGTTTTACCTATGACTTAAAACGTTTTAACGCCTATTTCTTAACGTTCTTTTTAACTCTTATCTATTCAAGCTCAATGATTTTACTGCTATTACTGCTACCAAAATTTATTAACAGTCAAGTAAGTATCGATGAATTTACCCTGCGTATATTGAGTGCATTTGGTATGATTGGATTGGCCTTAGGGATGTTATTTTATGGCTGGTTAGCAGATAAAATTAACCTTGGTCGTGTGCTAATGGTAGGCTCTATCCTGCTTTGTTTAAATGCGGTACTTCTCTATTATTATCTATCGCATGGCCACGGTACTTATTTAGTACCCATCTTTACGATGGTAGGCTTTAGCAATGGCATTATTAGCCTATGTCCTATGATATTTCTTCAGCTATTTCCTACTCAAAAACGCCTGATGTGTACCAATGTTATTTTCAATGTTATAACCGTGTTTACTGGGGTTATCCTGCCTTTTTCACTATTGTATATTACTGAAATTATTAGCTTTGCTCCCGCCATGTACTTAATTTTTATCGGGGTTTGTGCCTTTTTTATGGGATTTTATGTGTATCAGACGCCGCAATTGGTAAAGTATCAGCAGCTATCTGCCTTGGAGTAG
- a CDS encoding sulfite exporter TauE/SafE family protein — protein MFNFENLLLTFIFAVASVLHGISGIGVTLVATTALASLYPLQHAIILIIFPSFALNLMTWLIGGERSVWGNFTYYLKHYWLLALMSLLGSILGVKLLMWVDSSYILLLLAAVIAFYVISNALGKKIILPATTPVLIATGLIAGIVGGSTNAMSTILLMYLLGSTDDKNTIAKVGNMCYLLGKVAQIIVLRDSLIALPTSDWLLIGLVTTVSVIFLLFGIRLRHYLSQHRFRQLVLVILTVLGLRVGWQGITGLMSLI, from the coding sequence GTGTTTAATTTTGAAAACTTGTTATTAACCTTCATATTTGCCGTCGCCTCAGTGCTACATGGAATTAGTGGCATTGGGGTTACCTTAGTCGCTACTACAGCGTTGGCAAGTCTGTACCCTTTACAGCATGCCATTATTCTTATTATATTTCCCTCATTTGCGCTCAATCTAATGACTTGGCTTATCGGGGGTGAGCGCAGTGTCTGGGGCAATTTTACCTATTACCTCAAACATTATTGGCTGTTGGCCTTAATGAGTCTGCTCGGCAGTATCTTAGGTGTCAAGCTACTGATGTGGGTAGATAGTAGCTATATTTTATTGTTATTAGCGGCAGTCATTGCTTTTTATGTCATTAGTAACGCGTTGGGTAAAAAAATAATTCTCCCTGCCACGACACCTGTTTTGATAGCCACGGGGCTGATAGCGGGTATTGTCGGTGGCTCTACCAATGCCATGTCTACTATTTTGCTGATGTATTTGTTGGGCAGTACTGACGATAAAAACACCATCGCCAAAGTGGGCAATATGTGTTATTTATTGGGTAAGGTGGCTCAGATAATAGTGCTACGTGACTCATTAATAGCGCTACCCACCAGTGACTGGCTACTTATCGGTTTGGTTACCACAGTCTCAGTTATCTTCTTACTGTTTGGCATTCGTTTGCGTCATTATTTATCGCAGCACAGATTTCGCCAGCTGGTATTGGTTATTTTAACTGTGCTCGGCTTAAGAGTGGGTTGGCAAGGGATTACGGGTCTAATGTCTTTGATTTAA